A window from Montipora capricornis isolate CH-2021 chromosome 7, ASM3666992v2, whole genome shotgun sequence encodes these proteins:
- the LOC138055867 gene encoding uncharacterized protein, with protein MGGVWERIIRSIRKILRALLGQQVLSDEMLQTLMSEIQGILNSRPLTPVSSDPKDLDPLTPNHLLLFKASPNLPPGSFCKEDVYSKRRWKQVQYMTDIFWKRWLKEYLPTLLVREKWINPRRCLTSGDLVLICDENVPRGNWPLGRVIEAHHGKDGYVRSVKVRTSSTILTRPVTKLCFLEGERGPLSD; from the coding sequence ATGGgcggagtctgggaacgaaTTATCAGATCCATTCGCAAAATCCTCCGAGCCTTGCTGGGGCAGCAAGTCCTTTCTGACGAAATGCTGCAAACATTAATGAGTGAAATTCAAGGAATTCTGAATTCCCGACCATTGACCCCTGTGAGTAGTGACCCAAAGGACTTGGACCCACTGACACCCAACCACTTGCTGTTGTTTAAAGCTAGTCCAAATTTGCCACCCGGATCTTTCTGCAAAGAAGATGTTTACAGCAAGCGCCGTTGGAAGCAAGTGCAATACATGACGGATATATTCTGGAAGCGCTGGCTTAAAGAGTATTTGCCTACACTGTTAGTGCGAGAAAAATGGATAAACCCACGTCGCTGTCTCACATCAGGAGATCTTGTCTTAATTTGCGATGAAAATGTACCTCGAGGAAATTGGCCATTAGGCAGAGTAATTGAAGCCCATCACGGAAAGGATGGATATGTCAGATCAGTAAAAGTTCGCACGAGTTCAACGATTCTTACAAGACCAGTGACAAAATTATGCTTCTTGGAAGGAGAAAGGGGACCCTTAAGTGACTAG
- the LOC138055868 gene encoding uncharacterized protein, translating into METDMFTFKVNLKEKPNTRRGILSLTSSLYDPLGLVAPIILPAKKLLQDLCKQKLGWDDPINDDDKERWEKWKNQLSGLPKIKVNRCFRPVGFGELKLVELHSFADASQVAYGAVCYLRLVDVNDRMHCAFLVGRSRLAHVRPMTVPRLELCAAVLAVQLKQSIKEELDIPVTKSTFWSDSTCVLQYIKNQSRRFHAFVANRLSIIHELSTPYQWRHVPSELNPADEVSRGLTVQDMINNSKWLNGPNFLRKNEESWPSDLTNAQNELSDDDPEVKLDVQSHSQTLAHRPNEDFLSSLIQRHSSWEKLKRTVAWLLRFKSWFITRYSQRSKNASVKMLSVDELQRAEREIVKHVQGISFPEALRALQKISSSNYSRQVTAELKKLKMPAFMRKLHPLLDEFGILRVGGRLENALISYEAKHPIVLPYQHHVTNLIISQHHQITGHLGQEYVLSSLRQHYWIIKGRSAVRRVLSKCFQCKKLEAPRGEQLMADLPKERLMSGEPPFTYVGVDYFGPFFGSTRSLECKTLWMPFHMFGR; encoded by the coding sequence ATGGAGACAGACATGTTTACCTTTAAAGTGAACCTCAAAGAAAAACCGAACACTCGCAGGGGCATACTCTCGTTGACAAGTTCACTTTATGATCCACTTGGTCTGGTTGCTCCAATCATTCTACCCGCCAAGAAATTGTTACAAGACCTTTGCAAACAGAAACTAGGCTGGGATGATCCAATCAATGATGACGACAAAGAAAGATGGGAAAAGTGGAAAAATCAATTGTCTGGACTGCCCAAAATTAAAGTCAACAGATGTTTTAGGCCGGTTGGCTTTGGAGAATTGAAGCTTGTTGAGCTTCACAGCTTCGCAGACGCATCACAAGTGGCCTATGGTGCTGTGTGTTACCTTAGGTTGGTCGACGTCAATGACAGAATGCACTGCGCATTTCTTGTCGGAAGATCTCGCCTGGCCCACGTAAGGCCCATGACCGTGCCGAGATTGGAACTCTGTGCAGCAGTCTTGGCCGTCCAGCTGAAACAGTCCATAAAGGAAGAATTGGACATTCCAGTTACAAAGTCGACGTTCTGGTCAGACTCAACGTGCGTGTTGCAGTACATTAAAAACCAGTCAAGAAGATTTCACGCATTTGTGGCAAATAGGTTGTCGATTATTCACGAACTTTCGACCCCTTACCAGTGGAGACATGTACCTTCTGAGCTCAACCCAGCAGATGAAGTTAGTCGAGGTCTTACAGTGCAAGACATGatcaacaacagcaaatggTTGAATGGCCCGAATTTCTTACGCAAGAATGAAGAGTCTTGGCCTAGCGATCTCACAAATGCTCAAAACGAACTGTCAGATGACGACCCAGAAGTGAAACTTGACGTTCAGTCTCACAGCCAAACGTTAGCACACCGCCCAAATGAAGATTTTCTCTCAAGTTTGATTCAGCGCCACTCGTCGTGGGAAAAACTGAAGAGAACTGTGGCCTGGTTGTTGAGATTTAAATCATGGTTTATTACTAGATACAGCCAAAGATCAAAGAATGCAAGTGTGAAAATGTTATCGGTGGACGAATTGCAAAGAGCTGAAAGAGAAATTGTCAAGCATGTGCAAGGAATTTCTTTCCCAGAGGCCCTTCGAGCTTTGCAGAAGATCAGTTCCTCAAATTACTCCCGTCAAGTAACTGCGGAGCTAAAGAAGTTGAAGATGCCGGCCTTCATGCGTAAACTTCACCCGTTGTTGGACGAATTTGGAATTCTGAGGGTAGGAGGGCGCCTTGAAAACGCACTCATCAGCTACGAAGCCAAACATCCAATTGTTCTCCCCTATCAGCATCATGTCACAAATCTAATAATCTCTCAGCATCATCAAATAACAGGTCACCTTGGTCAGGAATACGTTTTGTCCAGTTTACGTCAGCATTACTGGATAATTAAAGGACGTTCAGCCGTGCGACGAGTCCTAAGCAAGTGTTTTCAATGCAAGAAACTTGAAGCTCCACGCGGAGAACAGCTCATGGCCGACCTACCGAAAGAAAGATTGATGTCAGGAGAACCGCCATTCACTTACGTCGGTGTGGATTACTTTGGTCCTTTTTTTGGTTCGACAAGGTCGCTCGAATGTAAAACGCTATGGATGCCTTTTCACATGTTTGGTCGTTAG
- the LOC138055870 gene encoding uncharacterized protein, producing the protein MEKVAVTIKQGFALPQKDLTVFNGDPLEYWSFITSFQNSIEANATSESEKLMYLLQYTSGAAKDTIKCCLVMDPSIGYQRARMLLEERFGQPFTIAYEHVTKLTHGPPLRATDRKGLLAFADQLKSCEHTLESIGYLDEINSADNLRRIVMRLPFHLRTKFVEVADQIQQSGQRPNISHIAEFVKVKARAANNPVFGCLMDTERERTDNLRRRPKTRKPLFPNERGTAFNTRETEPRESSSYSPNSEFSSTKYQKCPVCNAAHPLVRCQIFAEKTFEERLQVMRKAQLCHNCFKYGHIAVGCLAKKACDVQGCRRKHHTLLHPPSQPANGSTTGVPDQGVQLESGTALQTNSTSAKVGRVCLQIVPVRVRRNDLSKTVETYALLDTGSDVSLCDKNLATELGIQGQQKQFFLTTQENVNSPKFGTEINGLTVEPLDGTDKIEVNRLWTVDRLNASSRSIPSELDAKQWPHLADINLPSIEEREVRLIIGTNTPEAFWVLEERRGNKGEPYAIRTPLGWALMGPMTNVQDDLHHLTVNFVRSSEVMEDTQDLLMQQVERFWATETTGVDTESKACMSLEDKKALRTMEQSVKLQDGHYQVALPWREFPPFLPYNRPLAERRLRMLKRRFLQDNELFKNYKGTMEKYLADGHARRVPPEELHVKDRPLWYLPHHHVLNKPEKTRVVFDCAAKYRGTSLNDQLLTGPDLTNSILGVFTRFREDRVALSADIKCMFHQIRVPPADRDAFRFLWWPTGDLNQEAVDHRMEVHLFGATSSPSCSSFALRKTAEDNKEDFEEEVVKTVKRNFT; encoded by the coding sequence ATGGAAAAGGTGGCAGTAACGATTAAACAAGGATTTGCACTACCACAGAAGGATCTAACAGTCTTCAATGGTGACCCCCTCGAATACTGGAGTTTTATCACATCGTTTCAAAACAGCATCGAAGCAAATGCAACAAGTGAAAGCGAAAAGCTCATGTATTTACTACAGTATACATCTGGTGCAGCAAAGGACACTATCAAATGTTGTTTGGTTATGGACCCGTCCATAGGATATCAGAGGGCAAGAATGCTGCTTGAAGAAAGATTTGGACAACCCTTCACTATTGCGTACGAGCATGTCACAAAACTGACTCATGGACCCCCTCTTAGGGCAACGGATCGTAAAGGATTATTGGCGTTTGCTGACCAGTTAAAGAGCTGTGAACATACTTTGGAGTCAATTGGTTACCTGGACGAAATTAATAGTGCCGATAATTTAAGACGAATTGTCATGAGACTACCTTTCCATCTTCGTACAAAGTTCGTTGAGGTTGCTGATCAGATTCAACAAAGTGGACAACGTCCTAATATCAGTCacattgccgaatttgtcaaggTGAAAGCTCGCGCTGCAAATAACCCAGTATTTGGATGTTTGATGGACACAGAACGCGAGAGAACAGACAATCTGAGGCGAAGACCGAAGACTAGAAAACCTTTATTTCCAAATGAGCGAGGTACCGCCTTTAACACTAGAGAAACAGAACCCAGAGAATCCTCAAGTTACTCTCCAAATTCGGAATTCTCTTCGACAAAGTATCAGAAGTGTCCGGTGTGCAACGCAGCCCATCCGTTAGTGAGGTGCCAGATTTTTGCTGAGAAAACCTTTGAAGAACGTCTGCAAGTAATGCGAAAGGCTCAGCTATGTCACAATTGCTTTAAGTACGGCCATATAGCTGTGGGGTGCTTGGCGAAGAAAGCCTGCGATGTTCAAGGCTGTCGAAGGAAACACCACACCTTGCTCCACCCTCCATCTCAGCCAGCCAATGGAAGCACAACCGGAGTTCCAGACCAGGGAGTACAATTAGAGAGCGGCACAGCGTTACAGACCAACAGTACTTCAGCCAAAGTAGGAAGAGTCTGCCTGCAAATAGTTCCTGTGAGGGTGCGAAGAAATGATTTAAGCAAGACCGTGGAAACGTACGCTCTTCTCGACACTGGGTCAGATGTCTCCTTATGTGACAAGAATCTAGCAACGGAGCTTGGAATTCAAGGCCAACAGAAACAGTTTTTTCTGACAACCCAAGAAAACGTGAATAGCCCAAAATTTGGCACGGAAATTAACGGCTTAACGGTAGAACCTCTCGATGGTACTGACAAAATAGAAGTAAATAGGCTGTGGACCGTGGACAGATTGAACGCCTCAAGTCGAAGCATTCCGTCCGAACTGGATGCTAAGCAGTGGCCACATCTGGCTGACATCAACTTACCAAGTATCGAAGAAAGGGAAGTTCGATTAATCATTGGCACAAACACCCCAGAGGCCTTCTGGGTATTAGAAGAAAGACGCGGTAATAAAGGGGAACCATATGCAATACGTACACCTCTTGGTTGGGCACTCATGGGTCCAATGACGAATGTTCAAGATGATTTGCATCACCTCACCGTAAATTTCGTTAGATCCAGTGAAGTCATGGAAGACACCCAAGATCTCCTCATGCAGCAAGTAGAACGATTCTGGGCAACGGAAACAACTGGAGTGGATACTGAATCCAAGGCCTGTATGTCTCTAGAAGACAAGAAAGCTCTCAGGACCATGGAACAATCAGTTAAACTGCAAGATGGACACTACCAAGTAGCCCTACCTTGGAGAGAGTTCCCACCCTTCTTGCCGTACAACAGACCCTTGGCAGAACGGAGACTGCGAATGTTAAAGAGAAGATTCCTGCAAGATAACGAGCTTTTCAAGAATTACAAAGGCACAATGGAAAAATATCTTGCTGACGGCCATGCAAGAAGAGTACCGCCCGAAGAGCTTCATGTCAAGGACAGACCGCTGTGGTATCTACCTCACCACCACGTATTGAACAAGCCTGAAAAGACTAGAGTGGTGTTCGACTGTGCAGCCAAATACAGAGGGACATCCCTCAACGACCAACTCTTAACAGGACCAGACCTTACAAATTCTATTCTTGGTGTCTTTACCAGATTTCGTGAAGATCGCGTTGCACTGTCAGCAGACATCAAGTGTATGTTCCACCAGATAAGAGTTCCACCTGCAGACCGTGACGCATTCAGATTCCTTTGGTGGCCAACCGGCGATTTAAATCAAGAAGCAGTCGATCATCGAATGGAAGTCCATTTATTTGGCGCAACATCATCGCCCAGCTGCTCTAGTTTTGCATTGAGGAAGACGGCCGAAGATAACAAAGAAGACTTTGAAGAGGAAGTTGTGAAAACCGTCAAGAGAAATTTTACGTAG